A section of the Apostichopus japonicus isolate 1M-3 chromosome 1, ASM3797524v1, whole genome shotgun sequence genome encodes:
- the LOC139973953 gene encoding carbohydrate sulfotransferase 10-like isoform X1, with the protein MEYISFSLFQCRAKRVLFVMIICSCTLWLAFTSVSRETPFTFLNFQWANRSFTRHNKFNIASWRNKDLPQITDNSTDPSNAEKVPFNDRLVQTDAATPSERLVEDNLLNNRTKTNEMDLSEVFECGETCQEIIQQHRQRILQDSCHKKPINGPPSLWNKTTGHLNPSEMRRLGHIYPIHSMGVLFCTVPKGGSSTWKKLMLAAIGRIETPESYKGDIHPLFHKVVKSLGKYSADESEEMLKTYNKFVIVRDPMQRMLSLFLDKVVHKHKLKFNESQFEGFLKFILKSPNRFQSVGFDEHWTHTSYLCLPCDINYNFIGRLETSQRDTKYIFDHFLQKAKGNYSLTLRPTIHETNSTAPEKKSHYFSQVDREILHAIVKKYGIDYDNFGYDRNMYRLFKNI; encoded by the exons AAACTCCCTTTACATTTCTAAATTTCCAGTGGGCAAACAGGTCTTTCACTAGACATAACAAGTTTAATATCGCATCATGGCGCAATAAGGATTTACCACAAATTACAGATAATTCGACAGATCCTTCTAACGCCGAGAAGGTACCCTTCAATGACCGGCTCGTTCAAACTGATGCGGCAACTCCGTCTGAGAGATTGGTCGAGGACAACTTACTGAATAATCGCACAAAAACCAACGAGATGGATTTATCTGAAGTG TTTGAATGTGGTGAAACGTGCCAGGAAATAATTCAGCAACACAGACAGCGGATCCTACAAGATTCTTGTCATAAGAAACCTATCAACGGTCCGCCCTCTCTATGGAACAAAACTACAGGTCACTTAAATCCATCGGAAATGAGAAGACTTGGACATATATATCCTATACACAGTATGGGTGTTTTATTCTGTACTGTACCGAAAGGTGGGTCCAGTACATGGAAAAAACTCATGTTAGCCGCGATCGGACGCATTGAGACCCCCGAGAGTTACAAGGGAGACATTCACCCATTGTTTCACAAGGTTGTCAAATCTTTAGGTAAATATAGCGCTGACGAATCCGAAGAAATGCTCAAGACGTACAACAAGTTTGTTATCGTCAGAGACCCAATGCAACGGATGTTATCACTCTTTCTTGATAAAGTTGTTCATAAgcataaattaaaatttaacgaAAGTCAGTTTGAgggatttttaaaatttattctgAAGAGTCCGAATAGATTTCAATCAGTAGGATTCGATGAACATTGGACGCATACTTCGTATTTATGTTTACCTTGTGATATCAATTACAACTTCATTGGACGTTTGGAAACTTCTCAAAGAGAtaccaaatatatttttgatcattttcttcaaaaagcCAAAGGTAATTACAGTTTGACATTACGACCTACGATACATGAAACCAACAGCACAGCTCCCGAAAAGAAAAGTCATTATTTTTCACAAGTGGATCGGGAAATCCTCCACgcaattgtaaaaaaatatggTATAGATTACGACAATTTTGGATATGATAGAAACATGTATCGTCTTTTCAAAAACATATAG
- the LOC139974174 gene encoding carbohydrate sulfotransferase 11-like, producing MEYISFSSFQCRAKPVLFLIIICSCTLWLAFTSVSRETPFTFLNFQWANRSFTRHNKFNIASWRNKDLPQITDNSTDPSNAEKVPFNDRLVQTDAATPSERLVEDNLLNNRTKTNEMDLSEVFECGETCQEIIQQHRQRILQDSCHKKPINGPPSLWNKTTGHLNPSEMRRLGHIYPIHSMGVLFCTVPKGGSSTWKKLMLAAIGRIETPESYKGDIHPLFHKVVKSLGKYSVNESEEMLKTYNKFVIVRDPMQRMLSLFLDKAVGKHILKFNESQFEGFLKFILKSPNRFQSVGFNEHWTHTSYLCLPCDINYNFIGRLETSQRDTKYIFDHFLQKAKGNYSLTFHTKHDTNSTAPEKKSHYFSQVDREILQAIVKKYGIDYDNFGYDRNMYRLFKNI from the exons ATGGAGTACATATCATTTAGTTCGTTTCAATGCCGCGCCAAGCCTGTCTTATTTTTGATTATCATATGTTCCTGTACACTTTGGCTGGCATTCACATCGGTTAGTCGAG AAACTCCCTTTACATTTCTAAATTTCCAGTGGGCAAACAGGTCTTTCACTAGACATAACAAGTTTAATATCGCATCATGGCGCAATAAGGATTTACCACAAATTACAGATAATTCGACAGATCCTTCTAACGCCGAGAAGGTACCCTTCAATGACCGGCTCGTTCAAACTGATGCGGCAACTCCGTCTGAGAGATTGGTCGAGGACAACTTACTGAATAATCGCACAAAAACCAACGAGATGGATTTATCTGAAGTG TTTGAATGTGGTGAAACGTGCCAGGAAATAATTCAGCAACACAGACAGCGGATCCTACAAGATTCTTGTCATAAGAAACCTATCAACGGTCCGCCCTCTCTATGGAACAAAACTACAGGTCACTTAAATCCATCGGAAATGAGAAGACTTGGACATATATATCCTATACACAGTATGGGTGTTTTATTCTGTACTGTACCGAAAGGTGGGTCCAGTACATGGAAAAAACTCATGTTAGCCGCGATTGGACGCATTGAGACCCCCGAGAGTTACAAGGGAGACATTCACCCATTGTTTCACAAGGTTGTCAAATCTTTAGGTAAATATAGTGTTAACGAATCCGAAGAAATGCTCAAGACGTACAACAAGTTTGTTATCGTCAGAGACCCAATGCAACGGATGTTATCACTCTTTCTCGATAAAGCCGTTGGAAAGCACATATTAAAATTTAACGAAAGTCAGTTTGAgggatttttaaaatttattctgAAGAGTCCGAATAGATTTCAATCAGTAGGATTCAATGAACATTGGACGCATACTTCGTATTTATGTTTACCTTGTGATATCAATTACAACTTCATTGGACGTTTGGAAACTTCTCAAAGAGAtaccaaatatatttttgatcattttcttcAAAAGGCCAAAGGTAATTACAGTTTGACATTTCATACGAAGCATGATACCAACAGCACAGCTCCCGAAAAGAAAAGTCATTATTTTTCACAAGTGGATCGGGAAATCCTCCAGgcaattgtaaaaaaatatggTATAGATTACGACAATTTTGGATATGATAGAAACATGTATCGTCTTTTCAAAAACATATAG
- the LOC139973953 gene encoding carbohydrate sulfotransferase 10-like isoform X2 produces the protein MEYISFSSFQCRAKPVLFVIIICSCTLWLAFTSVSRETPFTFLNFQWANRSFTRHNKFNIASWRNKDLPQITDNSTDPSNAEKVPFNDRLVQTDAATPSERLVEDNLLNNRTKTNEMDLSEVFECGETCQEIIQQHRQRILQDSCHKKPINGPPSLWNKTTGHLNPSEMRRLGHIYPIHSMGVLFCTVPKGGSSTWKKLMLAAIGRIETPESYKGDIHPLFHKVVKSLGKYSADESEEMLKTYNKFVIVRDPMQRMLSLFLDKVVHKHKLKFNESQFEGFLKFILKSPNRFQSVGFDEHWTHTSYLCLPCDINYNFIGRLETSQRDTKYIFDHFLQKAKGNYSLTLRPTIHETNSTAPEKKSHYFSQVDREILHAIVKKYGIDYDNFGYDRNMYRLFKNI, from the exons AAACTCCCTTTACATTTCTAAATTTCCAGTGGGCAAACAGGTCTTTCACTAGACATAACAAGTTTAATATCGCATCATGGCGCAATAAGGATTTACCACAAATTACAGATAATTCGACAGATCCTTCTAACGCCGAGAAGGTACCCTTCAATGACCGGCTCGTTCAAACTGATGCGGCAACTCCGTCTGAGAGATTGGTCGAGGACAACTTACTGAATAATCGCACAAAAACCAACGAGATGGATTTATCTGAAGTG TTTGAATGTGGTGAAACGTGCCAGGAAATAATTCAGCAACACAGACAGCGGATCCTACAAGATTCTTGTCATAAGAAACCTATCAACGGTCCGCCCTCTCTATGGAACAAAACTACAGGTCACTTAAATCCATCGGAAATGAGAAGACTTGGACATATATATCCTATACACAGTATGGGTGTTTTATTCTGTACTGTACCGAAAGGTGGGTCCAGTACATGGAAAAAACTCATGTTAGCCGCGATCGGACGCATTGAGACCCCCGAGAGTTACAAGGGAGACATTCACCCATTGTTTCACAAGGTTGTCAAATCTTTAGGTAAATATAGCGCTGACGAATCCGAAGAAATGCTCAAGACGTACAACAAGTTTGTTATCGTCAGAGACCCAATGCAACGGATGTTATCACTCTTTCTTGATAAAGTTGTTCATAAgcataaattaaaatttaacgaAAGTCAGTTTGAgggatttttaaaatttattctgAAGAGTCCGAATAGATTTCAATCAGTAGGATTCGATGAACATTGGACGCATACTTCGTATTTATGTTTACCTTGTGATATCAATTACAACTTCATTGGACGTTTGGAAACTTCTCAAAGAGAtaccaaatatatttttgatcattttcttcaaaaagcCAAAGGTAATTACAGTTTGACATTACGACCTACGATACATGAAACCAACAGCACAGCTCCCGAAAAGAAAAGTCATTATTTTTCACAAGTGGATCGGGAAATCCTCCACgcaattgtaaaaaaatatggTATAGATTACGACAATTTTGGATATGATAGAAACATGTATCGTCTTTTCAAAAACATATAG
- the LOC139974101 gene encoding carbohydrate sulfotransferase 11-like → MEYISFSSFQCRAKRVLFVMIICSCTLWLAFTSVSRETPFTFLNFQWANRSFTRHNKFNIASWRNKDLPQITDNSTDPSNAEKVPFNDRLVQTDAATPSERLVEDNLLNNRTKTNEMDLSEVFECGETCQEIIQQHRQRILQDSCHKKPINGPPSLWNKTTGHLNPSEIRRLGHIYPIHSMGVLFCTVPKGGSSTWKKLMLAAIGRIETPESYKGDIHPLFHKVVKSLGKYSVNESEEMLKTYNKFVIVRDPMQRMLSLFLDKVVHKHKLKFNESQFEGFLKFILKSPNRFQSVGFDEHWTHTSYLCLPCDINYNFIGRLETSQRDTKYIFDHFLQKAKGNYSLTLRPTIHETNSTTPEKKSHYFSQVDREILHAIVKKYGIDYDNFGYDRNMYRLFKNI, encoded by the exons ATGGAGTACATATCATTTAGTTCGTTTCAATGCCGCGCCAAGCGTGTCTTATTTGTGATGATCATATGTTCCTGTACACTTTGGCTGGCATTCACATCGGTTAGTCGGG AAACTCCCTTTACATTTCTAAATTTCCAGTGGGCAAACAGGTCTTTCACTAGACATAACAAGTTTAATATCGCATCATGGCGCAATAAGGATTTACCACAAATTACAGATAATTCGACAGATCCTTCTAACGCCGAGAAGGTACCCTTCAATGACCGGCTCGTTCAAACTGATGCGGCAACTCCGTCTGAGAGATTGGTCGAGGACAACTTACTGAATAATCGCACAAAAACCAACGAGATGGATTTATCTGAAGTG TTTGAATGTGGTGAAACGTGCCAGGAAATAATTCAGCAACACAGACAGCGGATCCTACAAGATTCTTGTCATAAGAAACCTATCAACGGTCCGCCCTCTCTATGGAACAAAACTACAGGTCACTTAAATCCATCGGAAATTAGAAGACTTGGACATATATATCCTATACACAGTATGGGTGTTTTATTCTGTACTGTACCGAAAGGTGGGTCCAGTACATGGAAAAAACTCATGTTAGCCGCGATCGGACGCATTGAGACCCCCGAGAGTTACAAGGGAGACATTCACCCATTGTTTCACAAGGTTGTCAAATCTTTAGGTAAATATAGTGTTAACGAATCCGAAGAAATGCTCAAGACGTACAACAAGTTTGTTATCGTCAGAGACCCAATGCAACGGATGTTATCACTCTTTCTAGATAAAGTTGTTCATAAgcacaaattaaaatttaacgaAAGTCAGTTTGAgggatttttaaaatttattctgAAGAGTCCGAATAGATTTCAATCAGTAGGATTCGATGAACATTGGACGCATACTTCGTATTTATGTTTACCTTGTGATATCAATTACAACTTCATTGGACGTTTGGAAACTTCTCAAAGAGAtaccaaatatatttttgatcattttcttcaaaaagcCAAAGGTAATTACAGTTTGACATTACGACCTACGATACATGAAACCAACAGCACAACTCCCGAAAAGAAAAGTCATTATTTTTCACAAGTGGATCGGGAAATCCTCCACgcaattgtaaaaaaatatggTATAGATTACGACAATTTTGGATATGATAGAAACATGTATCGTCTTTTCAAAAACATATAG